From Garra rufa chromosome 19, GarRuf1.0, whole genome shotgun sequence, the proteins below share one genomic window:
- the LOC141292138 gene encoding protein Niban 2-like, translating to MSCVLTSLGLSEECKVATPAFTDALRLYRQAKGHYGTWDMMCGNQAQILANLVMETLHPELKNQIVPRLKGKLQQRQRDWMLISDAVYRQVLSQTKTQHEALAQVCEVERPRLDSALRTDMDQIITSKEHVSGKIRASVLPRVEQLVRSKVQPYIHSILEALMEPTSRGFSEVRDILFRELVEVSKNTMNESSKDKLGEHMDKISMLAFHPVKMQSCYEKMEALNLEGLQQRCDVSSPSVFIQRAQILMRQQMDNGVHTFEQLVHQSLDGHSGEDLCKTIQRCQDRVLKKYDYDSSTVRKKFFREALLQIIIPYMLKQLSPSCSPDLPKFKELIFEDFSRFILVENIFEEVVLQSVSKDIMMAVKEAAVQRRHNLYRDSMVLTNSDPNLHLLGEDTIDWAGQFGGVKGEKQGGDFNRKRKQIVSMIHLDGMPLPYESCLEVPGVDGIPEENEGQAEQDVETEKPVNPIQPVPIEEAPGSPDSVNEIRDLINPVLEVVEKDGSQLTNGTLPLDEGDEVKHITTVTEMVPRESPNQVDKELDAKQIEESLEEEQCASPSAIESAIQQIEIAIQEDPSEHLSEGAIDSDGEFPQTSTNSSPLHHDDSGFQSPDNENVEEVEPQPITEDDEVDPEQVMLTLVEGVKTSIDLDAKESCDASEEESEVETPAVRYKTHFRN from the exons ATACTTGCTAACCTGGTGATGGAGACTTTGCACCCTGAACTGAAGAATCAGATCGTACCTAGGCTGAAAGGAAAACTTCAACAGAGACAGAGGGACTGGATGCTG ATCTCAGATGCAGTATACAGGCAGGTGCTGTCACAAACAAAAACTCAACACGAAGCTTTGGCTCAAGTATGTGAAGTGGAGCGCCCCCGTCTGGACTCTGCTCTACGCACAGATATGGACCAGATCATCACGTCCAAAGAGCATGTTTCTGGAAAGATCCGTG CTTCGGTGTTGCCTCGTGTCGAACAGCTTGTGAGAAGCAAGGTACAGCCGTATATCCACTCCATCCTGGAGGCCCTCATGGAGCCCACAAGCAGAGGATTCTCTGAAGTGCGTGACATCCTCTTCCGTGAGCTGGTGGAGGTCAGCAAGAACACGATGAATGAAAGCAGCAAGGACAAACTGGGAGAG CATATGGACAAGATTTCGATGTTGGCCTTCCATCCGGTGAAAATGCAGAGCTGTTATGAGAAGATGGAGGCGTTGAACCTTGAAGGCCTCCAGCAGAGATGTGACGTGTCCAGCCCGTCAGTGTTCATTCAGAGAGCTCAGATCCTCATGAGACAG CAAATGGACAACGGCGTGCACACATTTGAGCAGTTGGTCCATCAGAGTCTAGACGGCCACAGCGGGGAGGATCTCTGCAAGACCATCCAGCGCTGTCAGGACAGAGTACTCAAA AAATATGACTATGACAGCAGCACAGTGAGGAAGAAGTTCTTCAGGGAGGCTTTGCTTCAAATCATCATACCCTACATGCTGAAACAGCTCTCCCCATCCTGTTCACCG gaTCTGCCTAAGTTCAAAGAGCTCATCTTTGAGGACTTCTCCAGATTCATACTAGTCGAGAACATCTTTGAAGAAGTGGTCCTGCAGTCAGTCAGCAAGGACATCATGATGG CTGTAAAGGAAGCTGCGGTCCAGCGAAGGCACAACCTATACAGAGACAGCATGGTCCTGACTAACAGCGACCCCAACCTCCACCTGCTCGGAGAGGACACCATCGACTGGGCCGGTCAATTCGGAGGAGTAAAAGGAGAAAAGCAAGGCGGCGATTTCAACAGGAAGCGCAAACAAATCGTTTCCATGATCCACCTAGACGGGATGCCTCTGCCATACGAGTCCTGCCTGGAAGTACCAGGAGTGGACGGCATCCCAGAAGAGAATGAGGGACAGGCAGAACAAGATGTTGAAACAGAAAAACCTGTGAACCCAATACAGCCAGTACCCATCGAAGAAGCACCAGGTTCCCCAGACAGCGTCAATGAAATCCGAGACCTTATAAACCCAGTTCTGGAAGTTGTCGAAAAAGACGGCTCGCAGTTAACCAACGGGACGCTGCCTTTGGATGAAGGAGATGAGGTGAAACACATCACAACGGTAACTGAGATGGTGCCAAGGGAGTCACCAAACCAAGTTGATAAAGAATTAGATGCCAAGCAGATCGAAGAATCTTTGGAAGAGGAGCAGTGCGCCTCGCCATCCGCCATCGAAAGCGCCATTCAACAGATCGAAATCGCCATCCAGGAAGACCCAAGCGAGCACCTGAGCGAAGGCGCCATTGACTCTGATGGAGAATTCCCTCAAACATCTACCAACTCAAGCCCTCTTCATCACGACGACAGCGGGTTTCAGTCTCCAGACAATGAGAATGTAGAAGAAGTGGAGCCTCAGCCAATCACAGAGGACGACGAGGTGGACCCAGAGCAGGTGATGTTAACTCTGGTGGAGGGAGTGAAAACCAGCATTGATTTAGACGCCAAAGAGTCTTGCGATGCTTCAGAAGAGGAATCGGAAGTTGAAACCCCAGCAGTGAGATACAAAACACATTTTAGAAACTGA